The segment TTCTTCACTGATAGAAACCTCAGCCGCGCCCGGTCGGGTTGACTCGCCGCCAATATCAATAATCGTAGCCCCTTCTTGTACCATTTTAGCGACATGATCTAGAGCATCATGATAACGATTATGAGTGCCACCATCTGAGAATGAATCAGGAGTAACATTCAAAATCCCCATCACTTGAGGAGTGGATAAGTCAAGGAGGCGACCTCGGGCTTTAATATGCATGATTATTTTTCCTTAACGTAAAAAACCCCAGTGACCTGGGGTTTTTAATTATTCAACTTGTCACGATAGCTTACTGTGGCTTGCTATCATTATTATCGGATGAATTATTTTCATCAGATTTTTCAGTTGGCTCTTCTGGTTGAGTTTCAGCTGGCTTTGCTTCAGGTTTTGATGCGCTAGTTGCAGCACCAAATGAACCTGTCACATTGTTCACTTTTTTATCCTCATCCCAGCCTGCTGGCGCACGTACTGGACGGCGGTTCATCAGGTCGTCAATCATTGGCATATCGATAGTTTCATATTTCAATAATGCATCTTTCATCGCATGCAGAATATCCATATTGTCAGTTAAGGTTTTATGTGCAACCTCATAACCACGGTCGATAATTGCTTTAATTTCTTCATCAATGATGCGTGCAGTTTCATCTGAGTAAGTCGAGCTATGTCCTGAACGACCTAAGAATGCTGGGCCTTCTTCTTCAGAATATAACACTGGACCTAACTTGTCAGAGAAGCCCCACTGAGTCACCATTTTTCTCGCTGTGCTAGTTGCTTGCTGGATATCGCCTGATGCGCCGGTTGAGATCTTGTCATAACCGTAGATCAGTTCTTCCGCAATACGACCGCCGTATGTACTTGCGATATTACCTTCTAACTTCTGACGGCTTGCACTAATTTGGTCGCCTTCAGGTAAGTAGAAAGTTACACCTAATGCACGACCGCGAGGAATAATAGTCACTTTATGAACAGGATCATGCTCTGGCATCAAATAACCGACGATTGCGTGTCCAGCTTCATGATAAGCAGTAGATTCTTTCTGCTCTTCAGTCATCATCAGTGAGCGGTGCTCTGCACCCAGCCACACTTTGTCACGCGCTCTTTCGAATTCCTCCATCGTTACAACGCGTTTATTTTCGCGCGCTGCAAACAGTGCCGCTTCGTTCACTAAGTTAGCCAATTCCGCACCGGAGAAACCAGGTGTTGCACGAGCCAAGATAGTTGTATCAACCGCAGGGTCGATAGGCACACGACGCATATGAACTTTTAAGATTTGCTCACGACCACGAACATCAGGTAAGCCAACCACAACTTGACGGTCAAAACGACCCGGACGCAATAATGCAGGGTCCAGAACGTCAGCACGGTTAGTTGCCGCGATCACGATAATACCTTCGTTACCTTCGAAACCATCCATCTCAACCAGCATCTGGTTCAGTGTCTGCTCACGTTCATCGTGACCACCACCTAAACCGGCACC is part of the Providencia zhijiangensis genome and harbors:
- the ftsH gene encoding ATP-dependent zinc metalloprotease FtsH, whose product is MAKNLILWLVIAVVLMSLFQSFGPSDSNSRRVDYSTFINELAQDQVREVRITGRELNVRKADNSRYTTYLPMQDEKLLDTLLNKNVTVVGEPPEEPSLLTSIFISWFPMLLLIGVWIFFMRQMQGGGGKGAMSFGKSKARMLTEDQIKTTFADVAGCDEAKEEVGEIVDFLREPARFQKLGGKIPKGVLMVGPPGTGKTLLAKAIAGEAKVPFFTISGSDFVEMFVGVGASRVRDMFEQAKKAAPCIIFIDEIDAVGRQRGAGLGGGHDEREQTLNQMLVEMDGFEGNEGIIVIAATNRADVLDPALLRPGRFDRQVVVGLPDVRGREQILKVHMRRVPIDPAVDTTILARATPGFSGAELANLVNEAALFAARENKRVVTMEEFERARDKVWLGAEHRSLMMTEEQKESTAYHEAGHAIVGYLMPEHDPVHKVTIIPRGRALGVTFYLPEGDQISASRQKLEGNIASTYGGRIAEELIYGYDKISTGASGDIQQATSTARKMVTQWGFSDKLGPVLYSEEEGPAFLGRSGHSSTYSDETARIIDEEIKAIIDRGYEVAHKTLTDNMDILHAMKDALLKYETIDMPMIDDLMNRRPVRAPAGWDEDKKVNNVTGSFGAATSASKPEAKPAETQPEEPTEKSDENNSSDNNDSKPQ